The proteins below are encoded in one region of Phaseolus vulgaris cultivar G19833 chromosome 1, P. vulgaris v2.0, whole genome shotgun sequence:
- the LOC137816096 gene encoding bZIP transcription factor 53-like gives MASIQRSATSSGSEAGDLQIDERKRKRMLSNRESARRSRMRKQKQLEDLTDEVSRLQGANKKLVENIKAKEEACAETEAGNSILRVQTMELTERLRFLNSILEIAEEVGGLSVEIPDIPDPLLKPWQIPHPTQAIMATANMFLR, from the coding sequence ATGGCATCGATTCAACGTTCGGCGACAAGTTCTGGATCTGAAGCAGGAGATCTGCAAATCGACGAGAGAAAGCGGAAGAGGATGTTGTCGAACCGCGAATCCGCGCGGCGATCGCGGATGAGGAAGCAGAAACAGCTGGAGGATTTGACCGATGAGGTTAGCAGATTGCAAGGCGCGAACAAGAAGCTTGTGGAGAACATCAAGGCCAAGGAAGAAGCATGCGCTGAGACCGAAGCCGGGAACAGTATTTTGAGGGTTCAGACCATGGAATTGACGGAACGATTACGCTTCTTGAACTCTATCCTTGAAATCGCTGAAGAGGTCGGAGGTTTATCCGTTGAGATTCCCGATATTCCAGATCCTCTCCTCAAGCCGTGGCAGATTCCTCATCCGACGCAAGCGATTATGGCCACCGCAAATATGTTTCTGCGTTGA